The genomic window GTCGCGAAAGGCGGTTTTTCATGCCCCAGTCGGTGTTGTTCAGTCCTTTGACGAAGAAGCCGCCGCGGTCGGCGGAGCGGTCGAGCCCGTAGTCTCTGGCGGCTTTGTTCCCCTGAGCGTCAGCCATGGCGCGCCTCAGCGGCTGAAGGCGATCGTGCGGACCGGCGTGTTCCACCGGGCCAGCGTCAGGTCGTCCCACTTGGCGATGTTGAGCTGGAAGCCCGCTTGTTCCTGAACGGTCAAAATCTCGCCGACCATGTTGGCGACGACTTTGATGCCCAGAGATTCGAGATAATGCACGCAGTCTTTATAGAGAATCCACATTTCCATCAGCGTCGTGGCGCCGGAGCCGTTGATCATCACGAAGACTTTGTCGTCGGATTTCAGTTCCAAGTCCTTGATCAGCGCGTCGGCCATGATGCGGATCGTCTCCTGCGCGGTCTTCATCGGCTGACGCCCGCCGCCTCCTTCGCCGTGCTGTCCCATACCGATTTCCATGTCGACGTCGCCAAGGTCGCCGAATTCGGAACCGTTGGCGGGATGCGTGGCGCAGCGGGCCGCTACGGCGATGGTCGCCATGGAGTCGGCGTACTTCTGGGCGATGTCGGCCACTTCGTCGAGCGAACGGTCTTCCTTGGCGGCCGCGGCGCTTGGAAAAAAGTTTTTCGCGGGAGCGCTGTCATTTCTCGGGGCTTTGGGATAGAATGTCAGGAGCTTCGCAGCGGACAAATTTGATCTGGAGAGGTATGGAAGATGAGAATTTCTGTTATCGGCAAAACGGCGCTGGCCTGCGCGCTGGCGATGGGGCTGAACGGCGCGGCGGGCGCGGTTACGGTGGTGAAGATGTCGCACATCGGGCCGGCGAACGTCGAGAACAACGTGGTGCATTACTTCGTCAAGGAGTTCGCCTCGCGCATCGCGGAGCGCACGCAGGGGAACGTCACGTTCGAGCTGTACCCCGACGAGCAGTTGGGCAGCGAAGAGCAGCGCATGGAGCTGATGATGAAGGACGGGCTGAACCAGCCGGTGGCCGACGTGTCCTCGTTCGCGGCCATGGGCACGGTGCTGCCGGAGCTGTATCCCTCGTCGGTGCCGTTCATGTTCAACGGTTACGAGGCGGCGCACGTTTTCTTCGACGAGAGCGAATACTGGGCCAATCTGAAAAAGCTGTTCCGCGAGCGCACGGGCTGCGTGCTGATCGAAGCGGTGGAAGAGGGCGGCTTCCTCGCCTTCACCAACTCCAAGCGCGAGATCCGCAGCCCCGCCGATTTCCCCGGCCTGAAGTTCCGCGGCATGGACGAGGGACAGGTGGCGATCTTCAAGGCGTTCGGCGCCAGCGGCACGCCCATCCCCTGGGGCGAACTCTACATGGCGCTGAAAACCGGCGTCGTCGACGGGCAGATGAACCCGGCTTTTTACGTGCTGCTGGGCAGCCTGCCGGAAGTGCAGAAGTACATGACGCTGGCGAACATCCAGTACTCCGACCAGTTCCTGGTCATGAACGGCGACCTCTTCGACAGCTTCACCGACGAGGAGCGCGCCGTCATCCTCGAAGCGGCGAAGGAAGCGAACCGGCTGACCCGCGCCCGCATCGAGGCGGAGGATTCCCAGCAGGTGGAAAAGTGCCGCCGGCTGGGCATGCAGGTTTACGCGCCCACGTCCGCGGAGATGGAGCAGTTCCGCAGCGTCGGCCAGCCCGCCTACATCGAGTGGCTGAAGAGCAAGGTCCCCGCCGAGTGGCTCGAAGCGGCCCTGCGCGACGCCAAAGCGGCCAACGAAAAAGCCGCCGCGAAGTAAAAGTCTGCGCCCGATGAAATTTCCCGAACGGCTGTGCCGCCGGGTGGGGCTCCTCAGTCTCTGGTTCGGCGGCCTGCTGCTGATGATCAACATCGGCGACATCGTCATGGGCGTGGTGCTGCGCTATTTTTGTCATGCCGCTCCCATCTGGACGGAGGAGCTGGCGCGCTTTTCGCTGGTGTGGATGGTGCTGATCGGCGCGGCGGCGGCCTTTCTCAACGGCGACCAGATGTCGATCGACTTCGTGGTGAACGCTTTGCCGCCGCGCGGCAAGGCGTTCTGCCGCCTTTTGTCGGCGGCGGTCCAAGTGGCGGTTCTCGGCGTGATGGTTTGGTTCGGCGCTCAAAACGTGATGGGCGGCTGGAAGATGAAGACCATGGCGCTCGGCGTGCCCAAGGCGCTGCCGCTGACGGCGGTGCCGATCGGCATGGCCATGTTGCTGGCCGTCGTCGTCGCCAGGTGTTGGCAGGATTCTGAAAGCGGGAGCGAAAAACGATGAACGGCTTCCTTCTGTTGGCGGTGTTTTTTGCGCTGATGCTTTTCGGCGTGCCGCTGTACGCTTCGCTGACGATGGCGGGGCTGCTCGGCATCCTCGACGCGGGCGGCCCGGCGTTGCTGCGCGTCGTTCCGCAGCAGTTTTTCGGCGGCATGGATTCCTTCTCGTTGATGGCGATTCCTTTTTTCATCCTCACGGGCACGCTGATGAACCGTTCCGGACTCACGGACCGCCTCATCGACTTCAGCCGCCTGGCGGTCGGTTCGGTGCGCGGCGGGCTGGGGTACGTGAACGTGGTGGGCAGCGTGATCTTCGCCGGCGTCAACGGCAGCGCCGCGGCCGACGCTTCGGCGCTGGGCTCGATCCTGATCCCGGCCATGGTGAAGGAAGGCTTCCCCGTTTCCTACGCGGCGGGGATCACGGCGGGCAGCTCGCTGATCGGGCCGATCATTCCTCCCAGCATCTTCATGATCATCTACGCGTCGATGACCAACACGTCCATCGGCGGGCTCTTCGCCGCCGGCGTGGCGCCGGGGATCGCGCTCGGCCTGGCCTACATGGTCATGAACTGGTACTACGTGCGCAAGTACGACGTGCCGAAGACCGACCTGACCGGCGTGTACGCGCAGAAATGGCGGATTTTGT from Pyramidobacter piscolens W5455 includes these protein-coding regions:
- the dctP gene encoding TRAP transporter substrate-binding protein DctP, translated to MRISVIGKTALACALAMGLNGAAGAVTVVKMSHIGPANVENNVVHYFVKEFASRIAERTQGNVTFELYPDEQLGSEEQRMELMMKDGLNQPVADVSSFAAMGTVLPELYPSSVPFMFNGYEAAHVFFDESEYWANLKKLFRERTGCVLIEAVEEGGFLAFTNSKREIRSPADFPGLKFRGMDEGQVAIFKAFGASGTPIPWGELYMALKTGVVDGQMNPAFYVLLGSLPEVQKYMTLANIQYSDQFLVMNGDLFDSFTDEERAVILEAAKEANRLTRARIEAEDSQQVEKCRRLGMQVYAPTSAEMEQFRSVGQPAYIEWLKSKVPAEWLEAALRDAKAANEKAAAK
- a CDS encoding dihydroxyacetone kinase subunit DhaK produces the protein MSAAKLLTFYPKAPRNDSAPAKNFFPSAAAAKEDRSLDEVADIAQKYADSMATIAVAARCATHPANGSEFGDLGDVDMEIGMGQHGEGGGGRQPMKTAQETIRIMADALIKDLELKSDDKVFVMINGSGATTLMEMWILYKDCVHYLESLGIKVVANMVGEILTVQEQAGFQLNIAKWDDLTLARWNTPVRTIAFSR
- a CDS encoding TRAP transporter small permease, with the protein product MKFPERLCRRVGLLSLWFGGLLLMINIGDIVMGVVLRYFCHAAPIWTEELARFSLVWMVLIGAAAAFLNGDQMSIDFVVNALPPRGKAFCRLLSAAVQVAVLGVMVWFGAQNVMGGWKMKTMALGVPKALPLTAVPIGMAMLLAVVVARCWQDSESGSEKR
- a CDS encoding TRAP transporter large permease — translated: MNGFLLLAVFFALMLFGVPLYASLTMAGLLGILDAGGPALLRVVPQQFFGGMDSFSLMAIPFFILTGTLMNRSGLTDRLIDFSRLAVGSVRGGLGYVNVVGSVIFAGVNGSAAADASALGSILIPAMVKEGFPVSYAAGITAGSSLIGPIIPPSIFMIIYASMTNTSIGGLFAAGVAPGIALGLAYMVMNWYYVRKYDVPKTDLTGVYAQKWRILFRSLLALLAPCIIMCGIMSGVVTPTESGALAAAYCVFAGVAVTRRLTLRGFAEAIGETVRLTSAIFLIMGAASVVGWYLKWERVTQAFSQVIVDAGLLGHPWLLMVVLSLIVFVIGMFMEEISVMTLLTPVFAPLAAKAGIDPFHFGVVMTLNVTIALITPPVGACNYIVAAVGKVPLGEMFRRIWPFVLAALAVQLVIVTFPVFTTYIPRLMGL